A window of Adhaeribacter arboris genomic DNA:
CCGTAACTTTTTCCAGTTGGTCCTGTAAGTCTTCGGCTTGCTTTTGCAATGCTTCCCGGGAAGCATTTTCCGAAACCAGGGCTAATTGCAAAATATTTACATCCGAAGGCAGCACTTTATTTACCTCGATGCTGAAAATATCAGCGGGCAATTCACTGCGCATGCCGTTTACTTCGCGCACCAGTTCCTGGTATTTATCGTTTACGTTGCTCTCGTATTTGTATTCGACGTTCAGCACCGCTACCCCGTCGTTGATAGAAGTTCGAATGCGTTTAATATCTTCCAGTTCCGTAATTTTTTTCTCCAAAGGTTCTACCACCAAATCTTCTAAATCCTGCGGACTCGTTCCTGGGTAAATAATTACAATCGGGAATTGCGGGGCTTTAATTTCGGGATCTTCGGATCGCGGCATGGTGAGCAAGGTTGTGATGCCGACCACAATGGCCATGAGAAAGAGTACCAGCGTAAACTGGTAGTTTTTAACGGCGTATTCGGATATTTTCATGGCAATTTATTTAATAATGGCGATGGGAGTATTATCGGTAAGGTAGGCACTGCCGGATACAATAAGGCTCGGTACGTTTTCCAAGCCCTGGCTGATAAGTAAGTTTTGATTTTGAATAGCAGCAATAGTAACCGGAATTTTGCGAGCCGTTTTATTATCCGTAGTTACAAATACAAAACCTTTATCGGCATTTCCGTCCAGCAAAGCCTCGTAAGGAATTTGCCATAACGGAGCGGGAGTGCTGGGGTAAATAATAGCTTTGCCAAACATGCCGGCTGCTACTTTTTGCTGCTCTTTAGTCGCAAGCTTAATTTCTATCTCAAAAGAACCGGTTGCTGGGTCGGCTCCCGCCGATTTATTGCTGACAAAACCCGTTAATTTACCCTGGGGAGCGGCATCAGTTTCGATAGTAGCTTTGTCCTGAAGTTTAATCCGGGCCCATTCTTTATCGCTCACGCCTACTTTTAAAATCCAGTTGCTGGTACCTGCTCCGTTCGTCTGCAAAATAGGGTCGCCAGGCTGCACTACCTGACCCGGATTCACAAACTTTTTCAGCACAATGCCATTTTCTACGGCTCTAATATTGGAATAGCTCTGGTTAAACTGAGCGGCTTTCAGTTGCTGCTGCGCTAATTCTAAAGCAGTTTTGGTATTCTGAAATTGCTCCAGGGTGTACACGCTGTCGCGGAATAAATTTTCAGCCCGGTTAAAATCGCGCTGGGCTTTTTCTAACCCGAGTTTGGCCTGGGTAACCTGGGCTTCTATTTCGGTTAAGTTTAAAGTGGCTAATAGTTGACCTTTCCGGACGGATTCGCCTTCCTTTACCAGGATGTTCTGCACGACACCGCCGGTTTTAAAGGAAAGTACGGCTTCGTCGTTGGTCGTAAATTGGCCGGAAACCGGAATAGCTTCCTGGTGGGTTGTTTTCTGGAGGGGCATTACTTTTACCGGCATGGGGCCATTACCCGCCAGGTTTACTTTTTCTTTTTTTTCCGTACTCTGGCAAGCGCCTAAAAGCGCCAGAACCAGAACAGCAACGGACAAATACATTTTCGTTTTCATAATTTAACTTTATTTAAGTACTTCGACGGAATTATCTTTAAATTTTTCTATTAATGGGCTGAATATTATTGCTTTATCTCACCAGCAACTAGCAATTAGCAACCAGCAACTACTTAGTTAGAGATTACATAGGCCGCAGTTTCCCGTTCCAGAGTGGCCGCATTTTGGAGCACTTTGTAGGTTTGCATATTTTTTTGCAGCTGGGCACTGGTTAATTGGTTGCGGGCATCAATAAACTCGATTAAGGAATAAATACCTTCCCGGAATCCAACCTCAATTAATCGGTAGTAGCTTTCGGCGGCTTTCAATTGCACTAATGCCGACTGGTACTCGCGCTGGGCGGCGCTTATATTATTTTGGGCCACCGTAATGGCTAATTGCAACTGTTGGGTTACCTGATTTTCCTGCAAGGTTATTTGCTTCAGGTCCAGGTCTGATTGCTGGATACGGTACTTGTTGCGGTTGCCCGTAAACACGGGAATATCTAATTGTACCCCACCTAAGTAGTAGCGGGCTTTATTATTAAATTTCCAGTCTTGGGTTTGAGTACCCACATCCAGGAACCCACTTACCTGGGGTACCCAGAATTGGCGGTTCATTTCGCACACCGTCTCCTGAATTTGCCGGCCCCGGCGGAGAGCCAGTAGCTCTTCTCGTTTTTCCACGCCGGTTAAGTCAGGAGTATCCGGAACAATCGCTACTGCTTCTGCTAGCTGGTAAGAAGTATCAATGTCAGCGTCGAGCGGTTTGTTTAACAGAAAGTTGAAGTAATGCTGCGCATTTTTAACCTGCGTTTGGGCGGTAGTGAGGGCGGCGTTTACTTTTTCTACTTCGCTGCGGGCCCTGATTAAATTAGCGGGCAAACCTTTCCCGTTTTTTACCAACGACTCATTAACCGCCAAATTTTTATTTACCAGGTTTAAGGTACTCTGGTATACATCTATCCCGGCCAAAGCAGTTAAATAGTTATAGTAAGCCAGCTTAATATCTTTAGTCAGTTCCCGCTTGTAGGTGTTTACTTCGTGTTCCTGTAATTCAATCCGTTGTTTCTGAATATCCCGGTTATAATGCAGGTTCGAATTAACGATGGGCAAAGAAGTCCGCACGTGCGCATCATAAAAGTTACTCGGATTTAAATAAGCCTCTACATTACTTACCTGCGAAAAATCTTTGCTGTCGGTTAACTGATTCAGGGTTTGGTAAACCGGGTTCAGCATATCGCCCAAGGGGAAATCAAAGTAACGTCCGCCCTGGCCGGTGATGTAGCTGGAATTTATTGCCACCGTCGGCAGAAAAGCGGCATTGGCTTCTTTTAAAGCCAGCAAGGCTTTCTCGATACCAACACTTTTTTGTTGTAGTACCAGATTATGCTGAAGCCCTTCTTTTACATAAATATCCAGTACCGTCTGGGCTTTTGCCGGATAAACAAGCGGTAGAAAAAGACAGACAACAAGAGTAAAGGTTAACAAGCTATAATTAGTTTTCATATAATTTTTACTTTACAGTGTTAAGTACAATGGTAAATTTTTTTATGTTTTGATGCTTCTTAACATTTTGCTGAAACCCGCAAAGCCTTTTTCTACAATATCTGCCCGGTTTTCATCGGAAATAACTTTGCAACGCGACCGGGTTTTCAGAGCGCACATGCCATGTAAAGTAGACCAGATAACAAAGGAAGCTACTTCTACATTCTCAAACTTAAAATACCCCTTCTCCATACAGTCCCGTATGGTGCTTTGGAGATTGTTAAAGGCACTTTGTCCTTCGTCCCAGCACAAATCATCGGCTTCAATAAAATCAATGGGGGCCTTTTCTAGGAACATTAAATCGTATAAATCGTAGTTTTTCATGGCGAAATCAATGTAAATGCGACCCATAGCAATTAACCGCTCGAAAGGATCTTCTACGTGCTGCAGCACCCGCATATCATTGTTCAGCAGGTAAAAGCCTTCTAAATGCAAGGCATGAAAAATGGCATCCTTGTCTTTGAAATACAAGTAAATAGTAGTCGGGCTGTATTCTATCCGGTCGGCAATATTCCGGATAGACGTGTTCATATATCCTTTCTCCAGGAATACCTCTTTCGCCGCCATTAAAATACGTTTACGTAAATCTTCTTTTTCTCTTTCTTTCCGCTCTATAATTCCCATTAGTATTTTTTCGTGTAAATATACTTAACAGTGTTAAGTATGCAAAAAAATTCCATAATTATTTTTATAAAAGTTTGGCAAGCCTTGCAATCAGATGATTGTAACATTGTTTTCTTTCCACCAATAGGCTTTAACTGTTAGTTTTATGAAACAGCTTCATGCCTTTTTTATAGTATTTTGTATTTCTTTTGGCACCATTGCTCAAAGTTTTAAACAAATGGCGGTGTCCCAAAATTAAGTAACAATGAATTTATATTATCTGAAACACTATTTCCATACGCAGGTTTTATTTGGTATAGCAAAAAGATAGATCTTCAAGAAGACTTTTTTTATTAAAGCCCAAATTTTCTTAGGATTTAATGCTGAAGAAGGTGGCGATGGAATCACCTTTGCTTTGCAACATTTCAAGTCCCGGTAATATTTCAAGCTATCTTCGTAAGAGCGAACTTGCTCGGGCGTAAATTTAGCTATTTCGGCGGTTTCAAACAGTTTCTCAAAGATGCGTTCTCTTAGTTTCTCTGGCACCTTATCTAGTCGGTTCAAGTTCCGGATCACATACAGCCATTTGTCAAACCGGGTCTCCAATTCGTCCACGGTCTTGTTGAACTTAGGCATTTCCAGGTAAATAAAAGTAAGCTTGTCGTAAAATATTTCTTTGGTTTCGGTGTCTGTTAATTTAATATCGTAACGGAACTTGGTTGGCTCCTTCTTATCCTCCTCAAACACGAAGTCCAGAATAGCGATGGTATAAATTGCTTTTAACTCATAGTTCCAGTCGGCTCGTTTTGCCTGTTCCCTTATCGGGAAAGTAGAATAATAAACGGTTCGGTCTTTAAAGAAATTCTGTTTGGTTTTTTGTAATTCAACGATGAACTTTTCGCCCTTTTCATTTTCACAATAAAGGTCAAAAATGGCTTTTCTATCCAGTTCTCCGGTTCCTAAATGTTCACTTTTCAGGTAAGTTAAATCTTTTATTTCTCCTTGTTCTTCTTTCAGGACTCCGGCCGATGCTGGCGTTTATACGAGACCATTTTTTTTAATTATTATTTTTCTCAATTTTCCACTCTATTAAAGAGATATGAGTATAGTGGCATTACTGCAAATCCAAGCAATATAAACATCCAAGCAAAAAATTTAAATATTTTTGAGTCATATTTTGAATCTTTCATCTCTTCATATATTTGGTTGTATTTTCTTTTGTTAAATAAAAGAAGAAATGCTGCAAAAAGGGCAATAACGCAGGCCAGATAGACAATCGGTTTACTCAATCGGTCCTCATTAACAAGATGGTTTATTAATGCGATGGCAAATAGAACTAAGCCAGCAAGTGAGCAACCTACTATTCCAAAAGCTGTCAAATGGGGAATGTCATTCGAGTAATATCCATCCTTGTAATAAGAATTGTAAATATGAAAGTATACAATTTTAAAAATTTTCATTCAATATATTATTTAATGCAAAGGTCTTAGCTATAAGGCGTTACTTAGCCTTTAGAATAAATTAATAAAGCAATGCCTTATAGCTTTTGCTAGCGGATAACCCTTTAATCACTTTGGTTTTCTGTTTGTTGCTTATTCATTGGAGGGTCCATTGGGTTGTTGATAAACGAAACCAAGATTAAAAACCCTGCTGTTGCTATTGTCACGACAGTTGAGAGAACGCCAAGACCTACTAGTCGCATCCAAACCATCCTCTTGTTTGAATTGTCAGGGAACAGTCGATTTGATAAATAGGTTAGGCAAGGAATACAAACTAACACTCCAAGAAAATTTGAGTAGTAAAGAAACGTAAACACCTCGAAAGAAAGCCAAGCCATAAATCCACCCCAAATAGCTGTCATTAAAGTCGACCAAAATATTATCCTCACTCTTGATAAGCCATTTAATATCAAAAATGTCAATGTCACTATAAAAACACAAATGGTTGGGAAAATTATAAAAGCCTTCATAAATAATCTCGTGTCTTCTTTTTCCTAATAGCTTGCCGCCAACGGTCTCGTGTAAACAGCGTGCGAGGCCGTCGGCCGTAGCACGATATTTATGCCTTTTTAGCTGGCGTATTTCTTTATTTCTTTTAATGCTGTTATATTTTTCTCAAAATGGTCAATGCTTCTTTTTAAGTCCCAATTCTCTTTGTCAGAAACAAAGTCATTCCATTTGTCGAGATGTTTCTTAAGTTCATCTGTTCCATTCTGCTTGTCAAGATAAGCAATTGCGCCCATTGCGGCTCCTTGGTCAAACCTCAGTTCATTTTGTGTTAAGTAATAAGCAAGATACTGGTTTAAATAGTCAATAGAGTTCTGGTTGTTAATATCAGCTAGAGTCAAGCAGTAACTTGTCCCTGCATAACATACTTCACTTTTTAATAATAACCGCCCTATTTCGTCCTGAAATTCTGTGAGATTCTTTATAGCCGCAAAAAAAGCACCAACACTTCTTGTCCTCCAATTGAAGTCTCCAAGTAGAGTTGAAACAACTTTGGAATTTATATCTTTGAATACTTCTTTTATTTCATTTTGAAGTATATCTTTTTTGTTTCCAAGTCCTTTTAAATTGAGGTATATTGGATTAACAAATTTATCGATAAAATCCTTGGTCAAGGTCTTTTCATTTTGCTGAGTTGTTATATACTCAAATGGACTTTTGTGAATCACAGTGGCACCCGCAACATGTCTTTCTAGAGCTTTTTTTTCTTTATCGTCCATTTTTATATGCTACCTAACGTACTGAGCTATAAGGTGGGGCAGCTACCTTATAGGTGTGGTTGTACCACGTTTTGTTTTTTTTAGTAACACTTTTAGCTATGTTTTATTTTGACCACTTTTTTACTGTGTAAATAAATAGCAACTATCAAATGAATCAGTAAGAAGGGTATACCAAAAAAAGTAAACAATAAGGGTGGGAATACCCAAATTAGTCCACTTATTACTAGTAGTATTAGAACCCAATTTTGTAAATTCTTTTTATCTACATAAATGGCGTTCAATGTCACATTCATGATTCCTAATACCCACAAGATGAAAATGCCTGGAAAATTGATGCCTTGTATTTCACTATCGAATACTAATATTAGAATTAAGCCCAAATAGCTTAAGATTAAAAAAGTTAATGAAAGAATTTTTATTTGATTCATTTAATTCTAAATGTGGTACAACTCCCAGATATACGGAGGTATTCCGGTTATTGGTTTAATAGGTGGAAATTCCATCAGTATTATAATTTTGGTAAATGGCAATCAGAGAAATTCATTTCTTTTACGCTTCAGCGCAGTACAAGGTAAAAGTTACGGATGAGCATCTAGTTGCGCTATACAACTTATCAAAAAATTGCCGGTAAAGCTTTTTTAAATACCTAAAAAGCGAGTTTACAGATAATTTTCCTTCCATTTTATGGAAAGCGGGAGGCATTCCTATCCTATTCTTAATAGGAGTAACGTACATCATCTTTATCCAAACTCTACGCGTATGGTCCGGCACACTTTTCTCCTTATTTATCGCCATTTTCTTCGGTTTAAAGGTACTTTCTTCATTAACCTGATTGGCTTGTCTACGGGTTTAGCGGGCGCCATCGCTATTTACCTGTGGGTGTACGATGAGCTGCATTTTGATAAATTTCACGCAAAAGACAAACAGCTTTTCCGGGTAATGGAAAATTGGCAGGACCCCAACGGGATAACTACCAAACCCGCAACACCGCACCAATTGGCGGCGGCCCTGGCCGCCGAGATGCCGGAAATAGAATACGCCACTCCTGTTACCCCACCCGCTTTTTTTCCGAAGTTTACTTTAACGTATCATCAACGGCATATCCGGGCTACCGGCAAATTTGCGGGAGAAGATTATTTCAAAATGTTTTCTTTCCCACTTACCCAGGGCGATAAAAACCAGGTTCTGAAAGATAAAAAGGCGCTGGTTATTTCAGAAGCAATGGCCCACCGGTTAATTGGTACCACCCGAAACGTTATTGGTAAAGTGGTAGAATGGGAGACTATGGGCACGAAGAAAACGGTTGTTGTAACCGGCATTTTTAAAGGTATTCCCGCTAACTCTTCCGAAGAATTTGATTTTGTCTTGTCGTTTGAAGCTTTCGAGAAAGATGTGATGAGCATGGGCGTAAACTGGGACATGCCGGAGCCTTTTTATACCTACGTGGTTTTAAAAAAGGGTATTCGGCCCGAACAGTTTAACCAGAAAATTGCCGGTTTCCTTAAAAGTAAAAGCAGCAAAGCCCAACACCGCACTTTGTTCCTGGAGCCTTATTCCAGCCAGTATTTGTACGGCAAGTACGAAAACGGCGTACCAATAGCTACCCGCCTGAAGTACGTAAAATTGTTTTCCTTAATTGCGCTTTTTATTCTGGTAATTGCCGGCATTAACTTCATGAATTTAGCCACGGCTAAGGCCACCCGGCGCGGGAAAGAAGTAGGCATTCAGAAAACTTTGGGTGCCAGCCGCCAATTTTTAATTTTCCAATATCTGGGCGAAGCTATTTTTCTGGCAAGTATAGCGTTGGTGCTGGCGTTGGTGCTGGTGGTACTATTGCTGCCAGCTTTTAACCAGATTACCGGTAAGCAATTAACTCTTTCGTTGAACGGCCCACTTATTTTGGGGTTGGGGAGTATTACTTTATTTACCGGCTTGCTGGCTGGTAGTTACCCGGCTTTATACCTTTCGGGCTTTAACCCAATAGCTATTCTGAAAGGCAAGCTTAACCGATCGGCCGGCGAAGCCTGGGCCCGTAAAGGTTTGGTCGTGTTTCAGTTTGGGTTGTCCGTTGTTTTTATCGTAGCGGTGTTGGTGGTGTACAAACAAATTGAATTTGTGCAGCACAAAAACCTGGGTTACGACAAAGACCAAATTATCACGTTTGAGATAGAAGGAAAAGTAGAAAAGAACGTAGCCACCTTCCTGAGTGAAATAAAGAAAATACCGGGCGTGGTAAATGCGTCCAGTAAGTTAGATAAATTAATCGGTGGTTTCAGTGGTGCGGCGGCCTCTCCCCTAATCTTAGAAGGTAAGCAAATTCAGGCAGATGAGATTCGGGTAAATTACGATATGATTGAAACTTTGGGAGTACCCTTACTCGCCGGCCGCACTTTCGCCAAAGAATTTAATCCTGACCCAATTAAAAAAATAGTGAACGAAGCTTTTGTAGAAGCTTTTGGCTTGCCGAACCCCATCGGAAAAGTACTACAGGGCAACGGCCAGAAAATAGAAATTGTAGGAGTAGTCAAAAACTTTCATTATAAATCACTGCACGAGCCGGTAAAGCCCTTTCTATTTACTTTAGAGCCCGAAGCGGCTACTACAATTCTGGTTAAAATACAGGCTGGTCCGCAAAAAGAAACCCTGGAGCGGTTGCAGCAATTTTATAAAGCATTTAACCCCGGCTTTGTTTTCGACTACCAATTCCTCGATACCGACTACCAGGCGCAGTACGTGGCCGAACAAAGAGTGGCCGCTCTTTCACGATACTTTGCCGGTTTAGCCATTCTTATTTCCTGTTTGGGCTTGTTTGGCCTGGCTGCATTTACCGCCGACCGCCGCCGGAAAGAAATTGGCGTCCGGAAGGTTTTGGGAGCGAGTGAATTTAGTATTATCTATCTTTTATCCGGTGAGTTTGCCAAATTAGTGCTGCTGGCTATTTGCCTGGCTTTGCCCATCAGTTACCTTATCGTGAAAAAATGGCTGGCTACTTTTGCTTACCAGATAAATTTAAACTCCTGGTATTTTATAGGTGCCGGGTTCCTCGCCTTAGTCGTTGCCTGGCTCACCGTGAGCGTACAAGCCGCCCGAGCCGCTAAAATTAACCCGGTGCATTGTTTGAAAGAAGAATAATTTAGAAAGTTGGTTCGATCCTGTCAAGAAATTTAAATCATACCGGGGAGCCATTATTCCTTTGGCCAATTAAGATTTTGAAATACTTAACACAAAGCGGACTTTGATGCTCGCTTTGTTTTCTAAGTATCTCCAGGTTAGGGCATTCGCTTTAGAATTTTTCCGGATTTTTACCACTAAAAATATTGCGCAATTTTTTGCAGCTCGGTTTGTATTTCTTTTTGCTTTTTTTCTCCGGCCAGCAGAAAAGAGTTTTTAGTAGTATTAAGCTGGTCTTTGGTTAAGTTAATCTCCTGGGTTATCTGGTTGATTTCCGCTTTTAGAGCGTTCATCTTTTGGGTTAAAACTTGTAACTCCTCCGCCTTTTTCTGGATGATTTGCTCTTTGCTCCGGACTTCTTTCAGGTATTGCTGGGCATGGGCACTTTGAAAAGCATTTAAATCCCGGCCAATTATATTCAAATATTCCTGACCGGTTGATAGAAGCTTTTCTTTAGTGAGCCCCGAACTTTTAAGCACATTAAACGCCATTTTATACTTCAAGGCTTCATCCTGAATATCATCAATATCTACTTTGCTATCCACAAACTCTTTAAAATCAGCGCCCTGGAAGAGCGGGTTTTTGGCGTTGGCCTCGTCGATTAAGCGTTCAAAATAGTATTCGTGTTCCGGCATTGAACCGACTAAGGTACCCCCGGGAGAATAAATAGGCGTTTGATTAACCGCCATTACCGGGGCAGGGCTATTTGTAATTAAGGGATGCTGCGCATTTTCGTCGGGTGCTGGAACTGTTGGGTTTACCATGGGTGCAACCGAAGCGGGTGCAGGTGGTGCTGACGTAGCCGGCGTGAGAGGAATAGCAGGCTTATTTTGTTGGGCCTTATTCTTATCGTCCTCAAACTCCACGAAAGGCGTTAATAGCTGCTTTAAAAAACTCATGGTAAAAAATTATTTATTCAGACTAAGTAAGAAGCCAATGGTAAAGTTGGCATCCCAATCAAAAACGAAAGTATCGGTGCCGGTCGCATCGGCAATAGCTTTGTAAATATTTAAGCCAGCTGCCATTTTTTTATCCACCGCTTTGTAATCGCCCGCATTTTTTAAAACGGTATAGCGTTCTTCATCCTTCCGGTGTTGTTTTGCTAAGGTAAAAGGCACCCCGCCCAAAATAAAACCTACATTTCGTTTATTTTCGGGTATTTTGCTTACCTGGGCTTTTACTTCGTTGTATACCTGTTCGTCGGGGATGTTTTTTTCGTAATACTTGGCGCCCGGCAATTCCAAAGATTTTAAAGTGCCGTTTTCTTCCCAGGATATTTTAGTATTGCCCGAGCCAATATCCACTAAAAAAGAATTGTCGGCAAAGGAGGGCGGTACGGTAGCTCTAAAACCAAACTTGCCTTCCTGGTCGGCAGTAACATTATTTACCACGTAGCCTACTTTTTTTAATTCGTTGCTGATGGTGGTGGTTTTAGGTTCTTTTTGAGCCCCGGATGAGATGACAAAGTGCATGTTGTTTTTCGACACGCCTTTATCAAACATGGCGGCCAGGTATTTCTTTAAACCGGTCCGGATATCGTCGGTGGTAGCCAGCCCTTCGTAAGTAAGCGATTCGCCAAAATCTTTGGATACAATTTCCCACCGTTTCTGGTTATCCATGTTTATCACGAAGGAGTTAAAACCGGTAGCGCCTACTTCTACCACCCCGCGCAAGGTTCCGTTCTGCGGCTTTTCGGGCGTATAATTAAATTCCCGGCTTTCGGTATTTGCTGTTGTTGTGGTATTGCTTGCAGAAGGGTTAGAAGTGGCCGAAGGAGTTAAATTGCCGTTATCCGTACCCGCATCTGTGGCAGGGGGAGTAGTAGAAATCTGGCTAGAGTTTTCTTTCTTTATCTCGGATAAACGGGGGCTAATCGCAAAATAGCCAAGGGCTCCTATTATCGCGAGTATAACAATTATTCCGGCTGGTTTAAGTTTCATTGTATATTTTCAATTTTTAGTTGGTTGTTCTTTTTAATTAAAATAACTTCTGTCCTTCAAGAGGAAATTAATTAACTACGTAGTTATAATAGATTACATCTTACTTAAGCCCTATTAGTAAATGTAATATTAGCCGTTTGTTATTGGAGCCGGTTTCCGTCTCCAGTTTATGGTGCTGATGCGGCTAGTTCCGTAACCTGTTTGCCTCATGGCCGGCGGGCCTCGTTTGGCTCTTCCGGGCTGGTCTAAGCTTCCTTTCCTCCTGCGTCGGAATTCCGCTGCGCAGAACCGGAACCTTAGAAGGCCCTCCACAGCCAAACTGCTGTCAATTATCCTTAGCTACTGTCTATCTAGTATCTAATAAAATTTACTAAATGCGTCTTAGTCTTTTCAAATTAGTGTTGAAAATTTTAGCATCAAATAATTCTTAGCTTTCACTTTCGCACTTCTCTTAATCATTTGCGCACTTTGCCAACAGCTTTACTTATTCGCCATAGATACCACTACTACCCGGCCGCCTTCTTCTTTGGATAATAGTAATCTTTTGCCATCGGTAATATCTACCATGGTATTAACGGGAATTTCTTTGTTTTCGGTTAAATCTTTGAGCGAGGTTAATTTTTGATTCACGAACACCCACTTGTTTTGATGAAAAGTAAAGTAACCAACCGGAATTTTTTGCTCAGCGGTAAGCTTTTCATTCCGTACTACATGGCGGTTTACGTGCCATTGAAACAAATACTGATTGTGGTACACCATTAACCGGTGATTTTCGGGCTTCCAGATAGTTGGTTTAAACTCAAAATATAAATCCAATACGGGTACGGTTCCTTTAACGGGTGTACCGCAGAACGGACATTTTGGGGAAGCGCTGTTATCAAAAACAAACCATTTCTGCTCGCAATGGGTATTACTGCAAGGCTGCATTAAATCTGTGGTTTTAAGCAAAGCCTGCTCCCAGGTGTCGGCATTTGGCCGGAGAATAGGATTATGCAAACCCGTTACAAATGCTTGGTCGAACAAAGTTCTTAAATACGGACCGGTAAGCGTGTAGGGTAATTTAGTTACATCGGCCCAGGGCAAAGCCCATTTAGAAACCTGGTCTAACTTCGGCCGGTTAGACGTATCTGTGGAGTGCTCAATAAACAAAGCTTTTTCACCCATCGACAGTAAATCGTCTTCTTCGGTATCTAAGGAATTAATTTTCCCTCCTTTTAACGGGTGCCGGTACAGCAGGTACATGTAAATCATGACGGCCAACGCGTGTAAATCGGTGGTGCGGTTGGCATGTTTGCGGCTCGGGTCTCTTAGATTCAGGTGTTTGGTGGCTAATACTTCCGGGGCAATAAAATCAGCGGTACCAATTACATCCGGCGGATACAAGCCCGGCACTACCAAACCATCAATATCAATAATAGTAGCTGATTTACTTACCGGGTCGATGAGGACATTTTTATAGGACAAGTCGGAATGAGCCAGACCGGCCGCATGCAGGCGTTTTACCCCCCGGGCTATGCGTACGCAAATCTGAAAGTAGCTTAACCAGTTACCCAACTCGCTTTCGTCGAGCCGTAAGGTAAATTGCTTGTTCCGGAATTTGGCGGAGGCAAACCACAAACCCTGCTTTTCTTTCCCCTTTATGCCTTCGCTGGTAGCGTATCCTTTTTTAAAAAAGAAGTTCTTGTTATAGGCCGGAACAACTAATCCTACTTTGC
This region includes:
- a CDS encoding ABC transporter permease, whose translation is MVRHTFLLIYRHFLRFKGTFFINLIGLSTGLAGAIAIYLWVYDELHFDKFHAKDKQLFRVMENWQDPNGITTKPATPHQLAAALAAEMPEIEYATPVTPPAFFPKFTLTYHQRHIRATGKFAGEDYFKMFSFPLTQGDKNQVLKDKKALVISEAMAHRLIGTTRNVIGKVVEWETMGTKKTVVVTGIFKGIPANSSEEFDFVLSFEAFEKDVMSMGVNWDMPEPFYTYVVLKKGIRPEQFNQKIAGFLKSKSSKAQHRTLFLEPYSSQYLYGKYENGVPIATRLKYVKLFSLIALFILVIAGINFMNLATAKATRRGKEVGIQKTLGASRQFLIFQYLGEAIFLASIALVLALVLVVLLLPAFNQITGKQLTLSLNGPLILGLGSITLFTGLLAGSYPALYLSGFNPIAILKGKLNRSAGEAWARKGLVVFQFGLSVVFIVAVLVVYKQIEFVQHKNLGYDKDQIITFEIEGKVEKNVATFLSEIKKIPGVVNASSKLDKLIGGFSGAAASPLILEGKQIQADEIRVNYDMIETLGVPLLAGRTFAKEFNPDPIKKIVNEAFVEAFGLPNPIGKVLQGNGQKIEIVGVVKNFHYKSLHEPVKPFLFTLEPEAATTILVKIQAGPQKETLERLQQFYKAFNPGFVFDYQFLDTDYQAQYVAEQRVAALSRYFAGLAILISCLGLFGLAAFTADRRRKEIGVRKVLGASEFSIIYLLSGEFAKLVLLAICLALPISYLIVKKWLATFAYQINLNSWYFIGAGFLALVVAWLTVSVQAARAAKINPVHCLKEE
- a CDS encoding DUF6000 family protein codes for the protein MDDKEKKALERHVAGATVIHKSPFEYITTQQNEKTLTKDFIDKFVNPIYLNLKGLGNKKDILQNEIKEVFKDINSKVVSTLLGDFNWRTRSVGAFFAAIKNLTEFQDEIGRLLLKSEVCYAGTSYCLTLADINNQNSIDYLNQYLAYYLTQNELRFDQGAAMGAIAYLDKQNGTDELKKHLDKWNDFVSDKENWDLKRSIDHFEKNITALKEIKKYAS
- a CDS encoding PD-(D/E)XK nuclease family transposase; the encoded protein is MKEEQGEIKDLTYLKSEHLGTGELDRKAIFDLYCENEKGEKFIVELQKTKQNFFKDRTVYYSTFPIREQAKRADWNYELKAIYTIAILDFVFEEDKKEPTKFRYDIKLTDTETKEIFYDKLTFIYLEMPKFNKTVDELETRFDKWLYVIRNLNRLDKVPEKLRERIFEKLFETAEIAKFTPEQVRSYEDSLKYYRDLKCCKAKVIPSPPSSALNPKKIWALIKKVFLKIYLFAIPNKTCVWK
- a CDS encoding TolC family protein, giving the protein MKTNYSLLTFTLVVCLFLPLVYPAKAQTVLDIYVKEGLQHNLVLQQKSVGIEKALLALKEANAAFLPTVAINSSYITGQGGRYFDFPLGDMLNPVYQTLNQLTDSKDFSQVSNVEAYLNPSNFYDAHVRTSLPIVNSNLHYNRDIQKQRIELQEHEVNTYKRELTKDIKLAYYNYLTALAGIDVYQSTLNLVNKNLAVNESLVKNGKGLPANLIRARSEVEKVNAALTTAQTQVKNAQHYFNFLLNKPLDADIDTSYQLAEAVAIVPDTPDLTGVEKREELLALRRGRQIQETVCEMNRQFWVPQVSGFLDVGTQTQDWKFNNKARYYLGGVQLDIPVFTGNRNKYRIQQSDLDLKQITLQENQVTQQLQLAITVAQNNISAAQREYQSALVQLKAAESYYRLIEVGFREGIYSLIEFIDARNQLTSAQLQKNMQTYKVLQNAATLERETAAYVISN
- a CDS encoding TetR/AcrR family transcriptional regulator — protein: MGIIERKEREKEDLRKRILMAAKEVFLEKGYMNTSIRNIADRIEYSPTTIYLYFKDKDAIFHALHLEGFYLLNNDMRVLQHVEDPFERLIAMGRIYIDFAMKNYDLYDLMFLEKAPIDFIEADDLCWDEGQSAFNNLQSTIRDCMEKGYFKFENVEVASFVIWSTLHGMCALKTRSRCKVISDENRADIVEKGFAGFSKMLRSIKT
- a CDS encoding efflux RND transporter periplasmic adaptor subunit, encoding MKTKMYLSVAVLVLALLGACQSTEKKEKVNLAGNGPMPVKVMPLQKTTHQEAIPVSGQFTTNDEAVLSFKTGGVVQNILVKEGESVRKGQLLATLNLTEIEAQVTQAKLGLEKAQRDFNRAENLFRDSVYTLEQFQNTKTALELAQQQLKAAQFNQSYSNIRAVENGIVLKKFVNPGQVVQPGDPILQTNGAGTSNWILKVGVSDKEWARIKLQDKATIETDAAPQGKLTGFVSNKSAGADPATGSFEIEIKLATKEQQKVAAGMFGKAIIYPSTPAPLWQIPYEALLDGNADKGFVFVTTDNKTARKIPVTIAAIQNQNLLISQGLENVPSLIVSGSAYLTDNTPIAIIK